TCGCGGGCAGCAGCTTCAGAGCCATACTTCACGTAATCCTCATAAGAGATCACCTCCGCTTTAATGAATCCTTTTTCAAAATCCGTGTGGATCACACTCGCAGCCTGCGGCGCTTTCCAGCCGGTATGAATGGTCCATGCACGTACTTCCTGCACGCCGGCAGTGAAGTAAGTGATCAGGTCCAGCAGTTTGTAGGCAGAACGGATCAGGCGGTTCAGGCCCGGTTCGGTAAGACCATATTCTGCAAAGAACAATTCTTTATCAGCAGGATCTTCCAGTTCGGTGATCTGCGCTTCAATGGAATTATTCATAATGATCACCTGTGCATTCTCTGCTTTCACTGCTTCTTCCAGTGCTTTGGAGAATTTGTTGCCGGTATGAAGGGATGCTTCATCCACATTGGCCACATATAATACCGGTTTTTCCGTGAGCAGGAACAGGTCGGCAATCGCTACACGCTCTTCTTTGGACAAGCCCAGCTCGCGGATATTCCTTCCTTTCTCCAGGTGCTCCTGGCAGCGTTTCAGTATTTCAAATTCTACTTTTGCTTTAGGATCGCCACCGGTGCGCGCCATCTTTTC
This DNA window, taken from Chitinophaga niabensis, encodes the following:
- the ychF gene encoding redox-regulated ATPase YchF, producing MALQAGIVGLPNVGKSTLFNAVSNSAKAQASNYRFCTIEPNVGLVDVPDTRISKLEELVKPNRTVPTTMEFVDIAGLVKGASKGEGLGNKFLANIREVDAIVHVIRCFEDDNILRDEGPINPVGDKDIIDTELQLKDLESVEKKVARTEKMARTGGDPKAKVEFEILKRCQEHLEKGRNIRELGLSKEERVAIADLFLLTEKPVLYVANVDEASLHTGNKFSKALEEAVKAENAQVIIMNNSIEAQITELEDPADKELFFAEYGLTEPGLNRLIRSAYKLLDLITYFTAGVQEVRAWTIHTGWKAPQAASVIHTDFEKGFIKAEVISYEDYVKYGSEAAARDNGRLRIEGKEYVVNDGDVMHFRFNV